CACCCGGTCGTTTTTTGTAAAAGAAACATCATCAGAAACTGCCACTACCGCACCTTTTTCGAGGGCCTGCGGAATAAATCTGTTGCCGTCAAAATTTTCTCCCCTTATGGCAAAAAATATTTTTCCCGACATTTCCTGCCTGCTGTCGGTACTGACATACGGATGTTCACGAAAAATGCTGTAAAGCCTTTTAATGGTTTCGTTCATGGTCGATCTTTTGTTTCCAAAGCTCCCTGAGCCTGATATAGCGTAAAAATGTACTGAATGCAGATAAGCGGGCAATCAGAAATCCGTAATATCCATCCAGAAAGCCTGCCCTGATAAAAAATATCTTGACAAATTTCCAGAGCGGATGAACGAGAATTTTAAACCAACCTGATTTTATGCCCTTCTGAAATCTGTGTTCAGCCGCTATCCTGCTGAATTTATAGATGGTATTGAGATGATCATCAATACTTTTGACGGAATAGTGAAGGATATCCCCTTTCAGGTGAACAATTGTTCCTTTTTCCAACAGACAAAGTTCATCATGGGGATTGATTCCCTGCCATATAACCTTGTTTTTCATAGCCATTCGCAACTTTCTGTCGGGATACCAGCCTCCGTGTCTGATCCATTTTCCGCAATAACTGGTAAGTCTGCTGAAGGTATAGGCATCAGCCGTGAAGTTTTTTTTCACCTCCAATACCGAACGAATGGCTTCATCCGATAAAGCCTCATCGGCATCCAGTGAAAGAATATAATCAAACCGTGCCTGCTGAAGGGCAAAGTTTTTTTGCTCGATATGGCCATTAAAGGGATGGGTTAAAAATCTCACCTTCGGAAAAGACTCACAGATCTCACGAGTCTTATCTGTTGAAAATGAATCAACTACAACGATTTCGTCTGCAACGGTCAGGAGGCTGTTCAAACAGGTGGCAATGTTTTTCTCCTCATTAAAAGTGATGATGACCGCTGATAACATTCAGAAAATTAAGGCTGGTTAAACCAATAGGATATGCCTAACATAAGCCCGACTGCCATAGAGGTGGTTTTGTAGCGCACTGAAATATCAGGTCTTGTTTCTTTTTTTGTACTGACCGGGAAGTAATATTCTGCCACATGTTTGGTCTTATCGAATTTAAAATCCTTGTTTTCAATATCGAACAGAGAACGTGACCATTGCAGCCCGGCATTTATCAGAATCTTTTCAGTGAGCACAAAAGAAAAAGAGGCTTCGGTAATGAATTTAAGATTGGTTCTTTTGAAAAGATTCATCAGGTCAATTTCATTTCCCGGCTGAATAAAAGGTGCAGGATCGGTTTTCATATCAGCCCCAACCAGCATATCAATTTGTAATCCGGGAGATATGGAAAGGATGACATTTTCATCTTCCAGTGAGGAACTAAACCTGAGCATAAAAGGGACTTCAAGTTGTGTAAGTGAATACTGGCTGGAAAAAGAAAAGGGAGTCGAATCGCCTGTATTGACATCATATTCAAGCTCTGCCGAATATTTCTGCCCTTCTTTTGACAGCTTTAATCCTGTTTGAAAACCAAAGTTATCGGTGCTGTTAAAAATATAATAAAAGCCATGAGCAAAATGATAGGTAGGCTCAAACACAAGTTTACTGTCGGATCTGTAATCATTGTAGTTTGGGCAGTTGGTGTATTGAAACATGGAATAAGGCTGAATATATTGCCCCCGCTGAGCAACAGCAGACCCGGCAAGAAGCAGTTGGATAAAAATAACTAACAACAAATGACGATTCATTCTCAGATATTTACAGGTTAATATTAAATAAACCCAAACGTTCGACATTTATTTTATCAATGATAACTCCAAGATCTTCCGGATTGTCGGCAAAATTGAATTTATCCACGTCAATAATCAGCACTTTCGAATTTTTCTGTGATTTATAATCTGCAATCCATGCTTCATATCTTTCATTGAGTTTTTTGAGGTAGTCGAGGCGAAGCGAATCTTCAAACTCGCGTCCCCTGCGCTGAATCTGATTGACAAGTGTCGGGATGGAAGCACGAAGATAAATCAGCAGGTCGGGAGGCGTAATAAATTTTTCTATGGTTTCGAATAAAGTTCTGTAATTATCGAAGTCTCTTTTGCTCATCAGCCCCATCTGATGGAGGTTGGGGGCAAAAATATAGGCATCTTCATAAATCGTACGGTCCTGAATGACGGTCTTTTTCCCTTCCCTGATGTCGATAATTTGCTGAAAACGTTTTTGAAGGAAATAAATCTGAAGATGAAAAGACCATGTTCTCATGTCTTTATAAAAATCGTCCAGATAGGGATTGTTGTCAA
This region of Sphingobacteriales bacterium genomic DNA includes:
- a CDS encoding glycosyltransferase family 2 protein, with the translated sequence MLSAVIITFNEEKNIATCLNSLLTVADEIVVVDSFSTDKTREICESFPKVRFLTHPFNGHIEQKNFALQQARFDYILSLDADEALSDEAIRSVLEVKKNFTADAYTFSRLTSYCGKWIRHGGWYPDRKLRMAMKNKVIWQGINPHDELCLLEKGTIVHLKGDILHYSVKSIDDHLNTIYKFSRIAAEHRFQKGIKSGWFKILVHPLWKFVKIFFIRAGFLDGYYGFLIARLSAFSTFLRYIRLRELWKQKIDHERNH
- a CDS encoding deoxynucleoside kinase, producing the protein MAVKNKEAEEKHDFKHVAVAGNIGAGKTTLTDLLAKHYGWDPHFEEVDNNPYLDDFYKDMRTWSFHLQIYFLQKRFQQIIDIREGKKTVIQDRTIYEDAYIFAPNLHQMGLMSKRDFDNYRTLFETIEKFITPPDLLIYLRASIPTLVNQIQRRGREFEDSLRLDYLKKLNERYEAWIADYKSQKNSKVLIIDVDKFNFADNPEDLGVIIDKINVERLGLFNINL